GTTTTTTCTTCCTCAGCTTCAGCAGCAGCAGCAGGGGCAGCCATAGCTACGCCAGCAGTAGCAGCAGCACTTACACCAAAGGTTTCTTCAATTTGAGAAACTAGTTCAGAAGCCTCTAAAAGACTTAGAGTTTTCAACTTTTCGAGAATTTCATCAGTTGCAGCAGACATATACTTTACTCCGTGATCAATTAATAATTAGTTGTATTGTAAATAGTTTCAGAAAGATGTTTACTCTTCTTTCTCCGAAACCGCTTTGATGCCTCTAGCCAGACTGGTAGGAATCTCTTTAACACCCACAGCTAACTTGGTAGCCAAGGCATTAATTGAGCCAGCGATTTTGGCATATAGCTCATCTTTGGTAGGCAAGTCGCCTAAAGCTTCAACCTGTTCTTTAGTTAAAGCGCGACCTTCCATTACGCCACCGCGTAACTCGGTTTTTTTGGTGTCCTTCTGGAATCCTTTATAGGCTTTTACCGCTGCGCCTATTTCCTCTCCAGTTAAGAGAAAAGCAGCAGCATCATTCAAGAATTCCTGCATTGGCTGCCAATTTTCATCACCATCAATGGCAATGTTCATCAGGGTGTTCTTGGTAATCTTGCAGGTAGCACCAATAGGACGCAAACGATTACGTAGTTCAGTAATCTCTGCCACCGATAACCCTTCATAGTTAATTACAAAAGCTAACTGAGTGTCGCTTAAGCTATCTTTTAGTTCGGCTACTATTTCTTTTTTGTTGGCGAGGGTTCTCCCCATCCTCTGTCACCTCCTTGGTATTTGAGATCTTTTGGATCGCATAAACGACAAAACCTCCAGCTTATTGCCAGAGGTTGCTACCGTATTCATGACTGTTCTCAGCTAGAGAACTAGAGCATAAATCTAATAGACATTGACCTCGGCAGGAAATTAAGCGAATTAACGCGCCCGCTGTCTTTGGTACTAGTCGTTTAATATTTAATATTTACTTGTAGTGTTTTGTGAGATTGTTTAGGCTGCGCTCGCCAAATTTAGATCTTGTAAAGCACTAGCATCAATCTGAATTGATGGACCCATAGAAGCGGAAACATATACAGTACGCCAGTAACGACCTTTTGCACCACTAGGGCGGTTACGGTCAATGGTTTCTTGTAAAGCTTTAAGATTTGCTAATAAATCTTCCACCGAAAAAGATGCCTTACCAAACATAACATGAACGATGCCCGTTTTGTCGGCTCTAAATTCTAATTTACCAGCTTTAAACGCTTCGACTGCTGACTGTAGGTCTGTGGTAACAGTTCCCCCTTTAGGCGAGGGCATCAAGCCTTTTGGTCCTAAAACACGACCAAGTCTAGCTACTTTGGGCATCATGTCAGGAGTAGCAATCAAGATATCAAAATCCATCATCCCTTTTTGGATATCTTCAATTAGCTCTTCTGAACCATAAATTTCTGCTCCAGCTTCTTCGGCTTCTTTGACTTGTTCACCGCGAGCGATTACCGCTACTCTAACCGTTTGTCCCGTACCTTTGGGTAAGCTAACGGTAGTTCTTAACTGTTGGTCAGTATACTTAGGATCGATACCCAGCTTGATATGAGCTTCGGCGGTTTCATCAAATTTTGCTGTAGCCGTTTCTTTCAAAAGGGTCATTGCCTCATCAGGCTGATAGACCTTATTTTCCTCTACTTTTTTAACTAGCTCGCGCATTCGGCGAGACATTTTCTTTGCCATTATTTTTCTCCTTGGGTAATTAGCGAAGTGGTTTGCTTCTCCCCAGTAAAATGTGTAGTAAAAATTTTCAGTGTTCTCGAAAAGGTTAGTCAGCGATCGCTACACCCATATTTTTCGCCGTACCCGCCACAATTTTCATTGCTGCCTCAATGTCATTAGCATTAAGATCGGGTAGTTTGGTTTGAGCAATTTCTTTAAGCTGCTCTTGAGTTATGGTCGCGAGCTTTTGCTTATTAGGTTCACTTGAGCCTTTATCAATTCCTGCCGCCTTTTTAATTAAGACTGATGCAGGAGGTGTTTTTAGGATAAAAGTAAAACTTCTGTCTTCAAAAACCGAAATTTCTACAGGAATTACTAGTCCTACTTTATCTGCTGTTTTGGCATTGTATTCTTTACAAAATGCCATGATGTTTACACCATGTTGACCCAAAGCTGGGCCTACAGGAGGTGCAGGGTTAGCTTTTCCCGCAGGTAAAGCTAATTTAATTAAGGCTACAACTTTTCTAGGCATCTTTAGTTTTGTTTTTCAACTTGATTAAACTCCAATTCTACTGGAGTATCTCGCCCAAAAATAGATAATAAGGCTTTAAGCTTACTTCTTTCTGGGCTGACTTCGATTACTTCCCCTTCAAACTCCTTAAATGGACCAGAAAGGACAGCAATTTTATCGCCAATTTCCATATCGATTTTGACGATTGGCTCTTGTTCTTCAGACTGCTTGAAGATGCGCTCAACTTCGGAGCGAGATAGAGGAAGTGGCTTAACATGACCCCTGCCTCGACCGTAACGGCGTTTTTGTTCGGCCCCTACAAAGTTAATCACATTAGGGGTGTTTTTGACGACCTGCCAAGCATCATCATCCATTAGCATCTTGACTAAAACATAGCCAGGAAAGACTTTTTCATCGCTGGTATAGCGTGAGCCATCTTTGCGAATTTTAACGCTTGGGGTTTGCGGAATCTGTACCTGCATTACGCGATCGCTTATTTCTAAGGTCTGAATTCGCATATCGAGATCGGTCTTGACACGCTTCTCACATCCTGAAGCTACCTGTACGGCATACCAGCGAGGATTACCTTTGGTTTTTACGTTTACCTTGACTTCTTCTTCTGGTTGCTGATTATTATCTTCTGGTAGATCTGCGGTGTTGGTCATAACTAAAATACCTTTCCTGCCCCCCAAGCAAAGAATTGATCAATTAGATAGATAATTGTAGATACTAGTATAACCATCAAAATTACGGCTACGGACTCACTGATTAATTGTTGGCGAGAAGGCCAGACAACCTTCCCTAATTCTTCTTTGGTTTGAATTGCAAACTCAGCTGCGCCGTTGCCACCTGCTGCTTCTTTCGTAGCGGGGGTTTCTTTTTTTACTATATCTTTTTTAGCCAAAACTATTGCCTCGCGAGAGTATTCGCTATTTCTAATCTAGATTTTACTGTCATTTAAAAGATCAACTACAAGCAATATCAAATAATCAAATCTCGACTACTCCTACTGCTTGAATTATCCTGCTTGCAATCAAGCATAGATTTGCTGATGACTATATATATATTAAGCTTAACTCTTAACTAATTATTAAGTAAATGATTAGTTAACAATCAATAAAGCAGTTTAATACCGCAAATCGATGGCGCTTTTTAGCTGACGCGCCTTGGAGGACTTGAACCCCCGACATCCGGTTTTGGAGACCGACGTTCTACCAACTGAACTAAAGACGCATATTCGCTTTAACTTCTTTTAAGTCAAAGCCTCCCAATTATACCCCATTAGCGTTTTTTTTACTATATATATTCTAGGCTTCGGCTTTTTTGGCAGAACCTTTGGCGGACTTTTTAACTTGACCTTCAATTGGGCGGTCAAATCGCTGTTTAATTCTAGTTGCTTTACCAATGCGATCGCGCAAATAATATAGCTTGGCGCGACGTACTTTTCCGCGACGCTCGACTTTTATTTTGTCAATCATCGGAGAATGAAGTAAAAATACTCTTTCTACTCCGACTCCTTGAAATATTTTGCGAACCGTAATCGTTTCACTGATACCGCCGTTTTGTTTAGCGATTACTGTACCTTTATAGGGTTGAACTCGCTCTTTATTTCCCTCGGTAATTCTGACTCCTACTTCTACAGTGTCTCCGACATAAATATTAGGTATATCAGACTTGAGATGTTCTGATTCTATCGAACGTATAATTGCTTCAGCATTCATGGCTAGTATAAAAACTCACGATTTACCATGATAGCTTTTTTTACAGTATCTGTGAAGAGAAAATTTGAACAGAATAAAAAGCGAGAGAAATTGAAGAAACTAGGCAACCTCATCAATTCTATTTTTTTGTTTATCTTTCTCTAAATTCAACAACATCACTTTTGATCGTTACGTCATATTGACTGAAAAAGCTTTGTCCAAGTAATCCCATATCCATTGAAGGCGAAGTAATTACGTGGGTATTTTTTTGAGTAAGTTTGCCCACCCCAATCGAGTATATGTAACCCGCAGGCATTTGAAAATAATTACTACTAGGAGTAGATACCCAAACAGTTTCGCTATGATTAACTTTTAGCGTTTTTGCCATCTGTTCGGTAATGACTACGCCACTTGCGCCTGTATCTAACATCATCTCGAAAGTATACTGACCATTGAACTTAACATCGATAATAGGAATACCAGAACGTCTGCTTTTAATTGGAACAATTTGAACTTCAGGTTGTCCGCGAAATTGGTTTTGATCTGGAATATCTTGGCTAGAACGATTGGTTCTAGAAGCATTATTTTGACAAAGATGACCTAAATCTATAGAGCTACCATCGGCATCCAACATATAGCAGGACGAATGGTTTTGTGCCAAAGTTGCGGTAGCTAAAGAATTAAATATTACTGTCCACAAGAGGATATTAAATATTTTTTTCATTTAAAAATATAGATAAAACTAGTTATTATGCTCAATTGGCTAATGTATAGCTATTTTTAGAATGAGAGTTATTAGCTAGCTTATCTTTTTCTGTTAATGCTCTTAGAGATGGAGATCACTTAATCAATTGACCAGTAGTCGAAGATTTTATACTGCTTAATTTAGATAATTAGTTGAGAGATTATTTACTCTATATCAACGTTGATGAATATGTGACTTGCCAAACTTATTTAGCTTCAAAATACTAAAAAAATTATTAATTTGATATCAGCTTGCTTTTTGGCAAATTTAAATATGAAATTTTTCTTGCCAACTATGGTTATCGTTTAGAGCATAATCAACACAATAGAATTTTGTTATTGCCTTCTCGTCAAGCAGATCAATGAAAATGTTTGTAGCTAATCGGTCAACATGACCTTAACTTCTTCGCCTTCGGCAATCAATTTCTGACCGACAGGTACGATCGCTAGACCATTAGTTTGCGCCAAATTGATTAAATTACCCGAACTATGACTACCTCCAGCCAGAGCAAATTCATATTTACCATCTACTAAATGCAGTTGTCCCCAGAGATAGGTTTCCCGTCTTCCCGCAGCTTTTAAGTCATGACAGGTAATAGCATTAACCAAACGGGGTAGATAGTTTTGCTGTCCTGATAACTTTCTTAATGCAGGCTGGACAAAACGCCAGCAGCTAACTAATGCCGATACAGGATTTCCTGGGATACCGAAATACAGACAATTATGATTATGATTAAAAGTGGCAACGGTTAAGGGTTTACCTGGCTTTACCGCCACGCTACGAATGTGAAGCGTACCGCCTAATTCTGCCAAGATGCGATCTACGTAGTCATAGTCACCGACGGATACCCCGCCAGTAGATAAGACCAAATCGGCTGACTGAATTGCTTGAGCGATCGCTTTTTTTAATTCTTCTGGGCGATCGCGAACAATACCTAACTTTAAAGGAATCCCTCTATTGTCAGTCACAAAGCTAGCGAGGGCATACTGATTGGAATCAACTATCTGTCCTGGTTGCAGTAGTTGTTCGGGAGTGACTAATTCATCTCCTGTAGATAAAATTGCGACGCGGGGACGACGATAAACCACAAGTTGGCTACATTGAGCGGTAGCTAATACGGCAATTTCTGACGCACCAATGGTGATTCCTGCTGCCAATAATGGTGTTCCTGCTTGATAAAAAGCTCCCTGGTGTCTAACAAACTCTTTCGGTTCAGGTGCACAGAGGATGGTAACTCGATCGCCCTCTCTTTGGGTATTTTCCTGAATTACGATAGTATCTGCACCGTCTGGCAGCATTGCCCCAGTAAAGATGCGGGCTGCTTGTCCTGGTTCAATCTTAGTTTTTGGGCGCTCGCCAGCCGCAATTTCGGTTATTACATTTAAAGTAATCGGATTGGTCGCATTACAGCCTTGAACATCCCCGTAGCAAACTGCATAACCATCCATTGCCGAATTATCCCAATGGGGAAAATCTAGTTTACCCGTAACAGGCTGGGCTAAAATACGTCCGTTTGCAGCTTCTAAATTAATTGTTTCCGTATCTTGGTTAGAATCTAAACCTCTAACTAAACTTAGAATGATTCCTTCGGCTTCACTTACTGACAACATTGGCAAACAATTGATGATAAATCAAGGCTTTTCGTTTAAGGTTGGCAACTTGACAACAATATTATTGAGATATTGAGCTAATTACTCAACTCTTATTTACAGGTGTTTGTATTGAACAAAAGCTAAACTTAATTAAAGATAAACAATTAATTAGAAATTAATTAAATAAAAGCTTGAAGTTTATAGTTGACCCTCAAAAATATATCTCAACTTTCTGCAACAATCACCATGTACGAATATAAACCTAAACCTGATTATAGAAGATATCCCAAAGTTCCTCTAGAGAGAAGGATTGGTGCGTTTGCGATCGACTTTTTGAGCATTTGGTTTATTAGTTCTTTTTTTGCTTCTAATCTAATTTTTCAATGGATAGTATTTCTGCCTGCTTGGTTGATTATGCGAGTGGTAATTGTCGAGAAAAACCAGGGTCAAAGTCTGGGACGTTGGGCGTTCGATATTAAGATAATCGATCCACGCTTTAATCGTCTTCCCGATTTATTGGCTTTAGCTAAAAGAGAAATAATTCTTGGTTCAGCTGCCGCTTTGGCGATCGCTGGATTGCAAATTAACGTTCGCAATGGCTTATCCATGTTGTTGTTGTTAGCCCCTTTGGCAGTTGATTGTTCTCTAGCTTTACTAGACGAGACAAGTAACTTGGCTTTTCACGATCGCGTTGGCGAGACTTTTTTGGTACAAACAGAAAGAGGTTTTTCTCTGGACTTAAGACTCAAAAAAATATTTGGTCAAATTCAGCGCAGTATGCGAAAATAGTAAGCTGCGTGTCAATACGAGTAAACAGATAAATAATTTAATTCAAGAATTCAAGCGCAAAAATTATTATGGCAAGCAAAAAAGGCGTACGCATCATTGTTACTTTAGAATGCACTGAGTGTCGCACCAATACTGAAAAGAGGTCTCCTGGTGTATCGAGATACACTACCACCAAAAACCGTCGTAATACTACAGGTAGAATGGAATTGAAAAAATTCTGCACTCATTGTAATACTCATACTGTACATAAAGAAATTAAGTAACTTCTCAATTTAGAGCAACCGAAGAGCAAAAATTATGGCATATTATCGTAAACGTCTTTCCCCTATTAAGCCTAGCGCTCCTATCGACTACAAAGATCTTGAGCTGCTGCGTAAGTTTATCACCGAAAGAGGCAAAATTTTACCCCGTCGAATTACAGGATTGACCGCACAGCAACAAAGAGACTTAACCGTAGCGGTAAAAAGAGCTAGAGCGATCGCCTTATTACCTTTTGTAAATACAGAAGGTTAAACAAAAACCTATTTTTATGGTAGTGGTGGAGATAATCAGCCAGCGAAAAGTAAACTAAATAGTGTTGTAAGCGATCGAGTGCAAAACTGGTGGAACAAGGAAAGCTGATTGAATTCAGAGTGCAAGGAGAGCGTCGTCTTGCAGTTGCCGAACGACCAGAGGGAAAAAAGGATTGGATCGTAATCGATGCAGGGGGACAGTCACATAAGATACGTCCCCAAAGAGTTGATTACACGGTAGAGGGGGTATATCAACCTTCAGAAATCGCTGATTTTCTATTAGAGGTAGAATCGTATCTCGATCCCAGCAGTTTAGAAATAGCCTGGGAAATGCTAATTGAAGATGAGAATAGCACCGCCACCCCTCAACAAATGGCAGAACTGTTATTTTGCGCTCAAAGTCCCGTAGCCTGTTATGCGGCTCACTGTCTGCTAAGCCAAGATAAAATTTATTTTAAGCAAAAATCAGACTATTACGAACCTCGTTCTGCATCCCAGGTGGCAGAAATCCAGCATCAATTAGAGGTTCAGGCCCAAAAAGAACGAGAAAAATCAGAATTTATCGCTCATCTTCGGCAAGCTTTAGCAGGAGAAACGATTGAGTGGAGTGAAAGTGATCGCATTCGTTTAGAATCAATTGAAAAAGTTGCTCTTCAGACAAACAATGCTTCTAAAGTAGCCCAAGAAATACTGCATGAAGCAGGAAGAAATTTTGATGCTCAAGGAGCTTTTCAACTTCTAGTAGATATAAAATGGTGGAGTAAGCACGAAAATCTGTTTTTACGCCGTAGTTCTTATCCGACAAATTTCTCTAAAAAGGTGCTTGACGTGGTGCAACCTCGCCTTCAATCCGATCCTGCTGAGACAGGAGAAAACCGTCTAGATTTAACTCATCTCAAAGTTTCGACGATTGATGATGAAAGTACCACCGAAATTGATGATGGTCTAAGCATCGAATATTTAGATAATGGTACGGCTAAAATTTGGATTCACATTGCCGATCCGACTCGTTTAGTCAGCCCTGGAGATGAACTAGACTTAGAAGCTCGTCGTCGTAGCACTAGCCTTTATTTGCCCACGGGAATGGTGTCCATGTTTCCTTCAGAATTGGCAACAGGACCAATGAGCTTAGTACAGGGTCAAATATGCTCTGCTCTTAGTTTTGGAGTAATTCTCGATGAAGCAGGAGGAATTCAAGAATATGAGATTCATCCTAGTCTGATTAAGCCTACCTATCGTCTTACCTATGATGACGTTGACGAGATGTTGCAGTTAGGAGTACAAAACGAACCAGAAATTGCCGATTTAGCTCAAATTTCTTACTTAAGAAGAAACTGGCGTAAATCACAAGGTTCAATCCAGATTAAGATGCCTGAATCGGTAATTAAGGTGAAAGAAAACGAAGAAGTTACTATCGAACTAATTGATAGCTCTCCTTCTCGTCAGCTAGTTGCCGAAATGATGATCTTAGCGGGTCAAATTGGTGGAAAATATGGAAGCGAGCATAACTTACCTTTGCCTTATAGAGGTCAACCTCAACCAGAACTGCCCTCAGAAGAAGAATTACTCCAATTGCCTGCTGGGCCAACTCGTTTTTGTGCTTTACGTAGCTGTATGCCTCGTAGTGAAATGAGTATGTCTCCGATTCGCCACGCTAGCTTAGGTTTAGAAAGTTATGTACAGGTAACGTCTCCCATCCGTCGCTATACAGATTTGCTGGCGCATTTTCAAATTAAAGCTCATTTACAGGCAGAAAAATTACCATTTTCCCGTGAAGAACTCCAAGAGATTGTCTATAGCGTTAGTAATTCTTCTTATGAAGCAACCCTAGTCGAACGCCAAACTAATCGCTATTGGGGGCTAGAATACCTCAGACGTAATGCCGAGTGTGTTTGGGATGTACTGGTTT
Above is a genomic segment from Coleofasciculaceae cyanobacterium containing:
- the rplJ gene encoding 50S ribosomal protein L10 — protein: MGRTLANKKEIVAELKDSLSDTQLAFVINYEGLSVAEITELRNRLRPIGATCKITKNTLMNIAIDGDENWQPMQEFLNDAAAFLLTGEEIGAAVKAYKGFQKDTKKTELRGGVMEGRALTKEQVEALGDLPTKDELYAKIAGSINALATKLAVGVKEIPTSLARGIKAVSEKEE
- the rplA gene encoding 50S ribosomal protein L1: MAKKMSRRMRELVKKVEENKVYQPDEAMTLLKETATAKFDETAEAHIKLGIDPKYTDQQLRTTVSLPKGTGQTVRVAVIARGEQVKEAEEAGAEIYGSEELIEDIQKGMMDFDILIATPDMMPKVARLGRVLGPKGLMPSPKGGTVTTDLQSAVEAFKAGKLEFRADKTGIVHVMFGKASFSVEDLLANLKALQETIDRNRPSGAKGRYWRTVYVSASMGPSIQIDASALQDLNLASAA
- the rplK gene encoding 50S ribosomal protein L11 — translated: MPRKVVALIKLALPAGKANPAPPVGPALGQHGVNIMAFCKEYNAKTADKVGLVIPVEISVFEDRSFTFILKTPPASVLIKKAAGIDKGSSEPNKQKLATITQEQLKEIAQTKLPDLNANDIEAAMKIVAGTAKNMGVAIAD
- the nusG gene encoding transcription termination/antitermination protein NusG gives rise to the protein MTNTADLPEDNNQQPEEEVKVNVKTKGNPRWYAVQVASGCEKRVKTDLDMRIQTLEISDRVMQVQIPQTPSVKIRKDGSRYTSDEKVFPGYVLVKMLMDDDAWQVVKNTPNVINFVGAEQKRRYGRGRGHVKPLPLSRSEVERIFKQSEEQEPIVKIDMEIGDKIAVLSGPFKEFEGEVIEVSPERSKLKALLSIFGRDTPVELEFNQVEKQN
- the secE gene encoding preprotein translocase subunit SecE — protein: MAKKDIVKKETPATKEAAGGNGAAEFAIQTKEELGKVVWPSRQQLISESVAVILMVILVSTIIYLIDQFFAWGAGKVF
- the rplS gene encoding 50S ribosomal protein L19, with the protein product MNAEAIIRSIESEHLKSDIPNIYVGDTVEVGVRITEGNKERVQPYKGTVIAKQNGGISETITVRKIFQGVGVERVFLLHSPMIDKIKVERRGKVRRAKLYYLRDRIGKATRIKQRFDRPIEGQVKKSAKGSAKKAEA
- a CDS encoding retropepsin-like aspartic protease, which encodes MKKIFNILLWTVIFNSLATATLAQNHSSCYMLDADGSSIDLGHLCQNNASRTNRSSQDIPDQNQFRGQPEVQIVPIKSRRSGIPIIDVKFNGQYTFEMMLDTGASGVVITEQMAKTLKVNHSETVWVSTPSSNYFQMPAGYIYSIGVGKLTQKNTHVITSPSMDMGLLGQSFFSQYDVTIKSDVVEFRER
- the glp gene encoding gephyrin-like molybdotransferase Glp, whose protein sequence is MLSVSEAEGIILSLVRGLDSNQDTETINLEAANGRILAQPVTGKLDFPHWDNSAMDGYAVCYGDVQGCNATNPITLNVITEIAAGERPKTKIEPGQAARIFTGAMLPDGADTIVIQENTQREGDRVTILCAPEPKEFVRHQGAFYQAGTPLLAAGITIGASEIAVLATAQCSQLVVYRRPRVAILSTGDELVTPEQLLQPGQIVDSNQYALASFVTDNRGIPLKLGIVRDRPEELKKAIAQAIQSADLVLSTGGVSVGDYDYVDRILAELGGTLHIRSVAVKPGKPLTVATFNHNHNCLYFGIPGNPVSALVSCWRFVQPALRKLSGQQNYLPRLVNAITCHDLKAAGRRETYLWGQLHLVDGKYEFALAGGSHSSGNLINLAQTNGLAIVPVGQKLIAEGEEVKVMLTD
- a CDS encoding RDD family protein gives rise to the protein MYEYKPKPDYRRYPKVPLERRIGAFAIDFLSIWFISSFFASNLIFQWIVFLPAWLIMRVVIVEKNQGQSLGRWAFDIKIIDPRFNRLPDLLALAKREIILGSAAALAIAGLQINVRNGLSMLLLLAPLAVDCSLALLDETSNLAFHDRVGETFLVQTERGFSLDLRLKKIFGQIQRSMRK
- the rpmG gene encoding 50S ribosomal protein L33, whose protein sequence is MASKKGVRIIVTLECTECRTNTEKRSPGVSRYTTTKNRRNTTGRMELKKFCTHCNTHTVHKEIK
- the rpsR gene encoding 30S ribosomal protein S18 is translated as MAYYRKRLSPIKPSAPIDYKDLELLRKFITERGKILPRRITGLTAQQQRDLTVAVKRARAIALLPFVNTEG
- a CDS encoding ribonuclease R family protein; the encoded protein is MEQGKLIEFRVQGERRLAVAERPEGKKDWIVIDAGGQSHKIRPQRVDYTVEGVYQPSEIADFLLEVESYLDPSSLEIAWEMLIEDENSTATPQQMAELLFCAQSPVACYAAHCLLSQDKIYFKQKSDYYEPRSASQVAEIQHQLEVQAQKEREKSEFIAHLRQALAGETIEWSESDRIRLESIEKVALQTNNASKVAQEILHEAGRNFDAQGAFQLLVDIKWWSKHENLFLRRSSYPTNFSKKVLDVVQPRLQSDPAETGENRLDLTHLKVSTIDDESTTEIDDGLSIEYLDNGTAKIWIHIADPTRLVSPGDELDLEARRRSTSLYLPTGMVSMFPSELATGPMSLVQGQICSALSFGVILDEAGGIQEYEIHPSLIKPTYRLTYDDVDEMLQLGVQNEPEIADLAQISYLRRNWRKSQGSIQIKMPESVIKVKENEEVTIELIDSSPSRQLVAEMMILAGQIGGKYGSEHNLPLPYRGQPQPELPSEEELLQLPAGPTRFCALRSCMPRSEMSMSPIRHASLGLESYVQVTSPIRRYTDLLAHFQIKAHLQAEKLPFSREELQEIVYSVSNSSYEATLVERQTNRYWGLEYLRRNAECVWDVLVLRWLREDENLGLILIEDLGMELPHRFDRPVSLGERMEMQVTRCDPQRDEVRFREITEAEVQATTS